Genomic window (Flavobacteriales bacterium):
CGTTTTTCCAGAGGGTGTACATCAGGATCAGTAGTTTACGCTGGACGGCCACCTGCGCCTTCATCGGTATCCCCGTTTTGGCCTTAATGCGCTCTTTCAACGCTTTGAACTCGGGAATGTGCTTGGATGCGCTCAAGGCGGGCATGTGCATGTGGTGGCGCATGTACCTGTTGCCCTTCTTGGAGATACGCGTCTTGCTTAGCACTGATGTGCCCGATTCATTGTGTACGATGTCGTAGCCAGCATAGCTGGTGAGCTGCTTGGCGCTTTTGAACTCTTTGAACCCGTTGGTCTCCGCCACTATGGCCGCCACTGTGGTGATGCCGCATCCCGGAATGGTGCGAAGTTTGTTCACCTTGGCTTCAATTTCCGGATCGCTCTTCACCACTTTCTCCATTTCCTTACTGAGTATCGCGATTTCCTTTTCCAGCACGGCAATGACCTTCTTGCTGCTCTTCTTGATATCCGCTGGTACACCATGCGCATAATCCTTGCTATGAAGGATGTTGGTGATGGCCGTCTTCTGTTCTTGTAGCTGTACCCGGTAGCGACTGAAATCGCGCATCCGCTTGATGACGAGTTCAGCCGGATTCCATGGCCGATGCTCTCGCTCCACACCGAAGCGGGCCAACAACTTGGCATCGATCGCATCGGTCTTCGACTTCGAATTCAGGCTTGCTGCGAAGTGCTTGAATTTGTTGGGCAGCACTACATGCACCTGCTTGCCGGCACGATGAAGGTGATGTGCCAGCTTTTCATGATACACTCCTGTGGCCTCCATCAGGAACACCAATGGTGCATTTTTGTCCATCTCACTGGTTGCCCATCTCACCAGTTGGTTGAAGCCTGTCTTCGCATTGTCGAACTTCTTCGCCGTGGTACAGGACAGCTTGTTATCTTCTCCTTTGGTGGCAAAGGCCACTTTGAAGTCATTTTTGGCGATGTCTACTCCTACGCATTGTACTTTCATCGTGTTGGGGGTTTGAACTGTGATCGAACGGATCCACGACATGTCACCCATCTCCCTATCGAAATTCCTTTTACTTTATTCGGGCTCGATCGCTCGGCCTTAAGTACTGTTCCTTCTCTTGAAGATGCCAAGCGTGCAGGCCATTCCTGCGTCACGGTGTAGCGGAGTGCTCACCTAGGGTCCCATGGCCTTACACGCCGAGGCGGCACATCATGTATGAACATCAATGTAACCACCCGGATCGGACTGAACGGAGAACTCCGTCGTCTTCACTTCGGCAAACATAAAAGGGTCCCGAAGCGGAGACCGCTGCGGGAGGTGATTGGGAATAGGGCGCACATCCCCCATTCTACTTCTCATACCGATAGTGCCCAATGATCCGATAGCTGAACAGGCAGTCCTCAAGCACTTGCCCCGTACCGATGTTGTGTACCATCAAATGCCGTTGGCGATCCCTTGATCTTTTGCTTGACACAATGCCAATGTGTGTGATGCCGCCGCCCAAGTTCCAGCAAACGATGTCCCCTGGCTGATAGGTTTTTGGATCTTGGAGAAGGTCCTTCACGGTCCCATGCCTTGCGAAGAAGGTCATGAGGTTCGGGACACGCCGATGGTCGATGTTCTTGTCCGGCTGGCTCAAGCCCCAATTCTGTGGGTACTTCTTAAAATTGGACAGCATGTCCACGTGGACTTCCTTTTGCAGGTCGATCCCCAGCTTTCTGTACGCTCGGATCACGATGTCGGTACATACGCCTTTGTCTGCCGGCACGTCACCGTTCGGATAGGCCAGTAGGAAATAAGTGGGGTCGTAGTGCACGACTTGTTTGGTCAGGACTTCGGCGGAGTCCGCGAGTTGGGCATAGAAGTCAGGTTGGCCTGAGGCTGAATTGAAGGCCAGTGCCCATAAGGATATGTGGAGCAGAGTTCTCAAGGTGCGGAGGTCAACCTTCTCTTGACGCAAAGGATAACGTGCAGAGGCCCCTGTAGTGTGTGTTCTTGCATGTTTTGTGCAAGGTAAACGAACGACCGATCCGAACGGGATGGTCGGAATGCCCGTTTTCCCAAGTCCTGTTGCCAAGTGCCCCGCCTCTTTTTCCACCGCTATTTTTGCCACGTGAAGTACAAGATCCTTTCCCTCTTTATCCTGCTCTTGGCCGGGCATAGCGCCTTCGCCCAGCAGGACATCATTGTAAAAGGCAAAGTCTCCGGCGGCGATGGCGAGCACGTCTTCTACGACCTGATGATCGTGAACCGGCGCATGCGCACGGGCACCTTCGCCAATACGGACGGGAGCTTCACCGCACGGGTGCAGCGCAACGACACCTTGCTCATCGGTGCGGGCGGCTACGTCACGCGCACCTTGCCCTTGGGGGAATTCCCGGACGAGGAGCTGGACAAGCTGCGGATCATCCTGCGGCCTTGGAGCATCGACCTGCAGCCCGTGGCCATTTTACCGGAGCGCACGCTGAGGCAGATCCAGGCGGACATCGCCAAGCTCGGCTACAGCGAGAAGGACTACCGCGAGACCGGCGTCAACGCCTTTGAAAGCCCGATCACCTTCCTCTACCAGGAATTCAGCAAGCGGGAACGCAGCAAGCGTGCCGTGGCGCAGCTGGAGAACGAGGACATGAAGCGGGAGCTCCTTCGGGAATTGCTACAGCAGTATGTGGACTACGGCATCATCAACCTCAGCAACGACAGCTTCGACGATTTCATCGATTTCTGCGCCGTGCCGGAAGAGGTGATCAAAGGGCTGTCGCAGTACGACTTCCTCGTCTACGTGAAGAAGAAGTACGAGCTCTACACCAGCCTAGGCCCCACGCGGCAGCACTGATGCGGTGGGGCGTAGCGCCCGTAGTGGCCTTGTGTTTGGCGCTGTTTCCACAGAAGCAGGCCCATGCACAGACGGACACCATCACGAACGTCTACCAGCTTGCCGACCTGGTGATCCACGGCCGCGCGGAAGGGCTGGACCTGGAGGGTTTCATGCGGCAGGTGAAGGAGGACACGAGCTTCCTGCACGCATTTCTGAACATGCGCTACTTCCCGCACGCCGTGAAGAGCGGGCTGCTGGTCCGCAACAAGGGCGAAAAGGAAACGGCGAACATGTACCGGCAGGGACGTTTGGTGCGCACCGGACCGAACGCCGAGCTGCGCGTGGACAGCACCAGCGAAACCGGCAAGCTGCGCTCCCGGAACGGCGACATGCGCTACATCACCGCCGAGCTTTATGACGACCTCTTCTGGCCCACGGGCCAATGGCGCGCGGACAACAGCATCGCGAGTTACGAGCAAGGGCAGCGCGGCGGCGGGCGCATCGAGAAGTACAAGGACCAGCTGAAGAAGTTCATGTTCAACCCCGGGCAGGAGATCGCCAACGTGCCCTTCATCGGTGACAAGCTGGCGCTCTTCGACCCGACGATGACGCCGTATTACGACTACACCATCGGTACCAGCTTCCGGAACGGGCACACCTGCTGGCAGTTCAGCGCCGTGGCGAAGGACAGCCTCAACGGCAAGCGCGCCGATGACGATGCCACGGTGATCAAGACCATGCACACCTGGTTCGACCAAAGCAGCATGCAGGTGATCGCTCGCGAATACCGCATCCTGAACGCCTCGATGATCCTGGATTTCGACATCAGCATCCTGGTGGACAACACGGTTGTCGCCGGGGAGCTGGTGCCCACCTTCATCCGCTACGACGGCGATTGGGACATTCCTTTCAAGAAGCGGGAGCTGGTGCGGTTCTGGTTGGCGATGAAGGACTGGAAGGTGGAGTGAAGCTGCGTCACTGGCCGTGCACCGGAGCGGCGATCGTCGGCTTCTCGAACGCGAAGAACTTCTTCAGCTTCAGGAACCGCTCCTCGATGAGGTGGTAGCTCAGCGCCGCTACGACATAGGTGAGGAGGAAGCGGATCCCGATGTTCAGCGGAATGGATCCGGTGTCGATGTAGCGGGAACAGATGAAGAAGATGATCGGGTGGTAGACGTAAAGGCCGTAGCTCACTTTTCCGGTGTAGCTGAAGAACCGGGTCTTGAGGACGGCATTGACCGGATGGCCGGAGCGAAGGGAGAGCACGGCGCCGATCAGCGCGAAGTAGATCAACGAAACGAAGAGGTATTTGAACACTTGGACGTAGAGGGCGCCCGCACCGGAGAAGCTGGTCCAGATGAGGGCCGTGGGAATGGCGACGGCGACGATCAGCAGGAAGAACCACTTGAAGTTGGCGGGCTGGAAGGCGTTCCTCAGTTCCAGTAGCGCCAACGCCGACCCGATGGCCAAGGCGTCGAAGCGGGTGAAGGTGAAGTAGAACACCTCATAGCCGTGGGAGAACATGTACGCCCGGAGCAGCAAGGCGAACAGCACGATGCCCAGGATCAGCTTGAGCAGGCCTTTCCGCGAAAGGAAGAGCACGGCAAGAGGCCAGAACAGGTAATAGTGCTCCTCCACGGCCAGCGACCAGAAGTGCCCCGGCCCCACCGTGTTCCAGTTGAAGGTGATCGCGAAGTCCTGCAGGTATGTCAGGTAGGGGAGCTGCTGGTGCAATGTCGCCGGCTGGACGGGGATGAAGTGGGGAAGTACGTAATAGGTGAGGATGAGAAAGAGGTAGTAGAGCGGGAAGATCCGCAGCGTCCGGCGCACGTAGAAATTCTTGAAGTAGCCTTCCTGCGCCTTGGTATGGATCAGGATCCGGGTGATCAAAAACCCCGACAGGACGAAGAAGAGGTCCACACCGGTCTGGCCGAAGTAGGACAGTTTGTTAATGATCGGTGCCGCCCCTTCCACCGGGTTGAAACCGTGGAAGAAGTGAAAGACCATGACCAACAACGCCGCGATGCCCCTGACGCCGTCCAGGTTTTTGTAGTAGGGCAGCTTCATGTACGGGGCGGTGGTGCAGGAGAATTCAAGGTCCGGGGCCGTGGAACGGGCGGTCCGTGGCGGGAAATGTATAAAGAAGTGGAGCGCTCCACTGTTATAGGCATGACAAGGGCCACGGCCCGAAGTAGTCGTTGCCCACGATCACGCGGTCAGGGCCGGATCGCGCTCAATGCACCCCTTCTGCGGCCAAGTAACGCTCGGCATCCAGTGCGGCCATGCAGCCCGTGCCGGCGCTGGTGACGGCCTGGCGGTAGACGCGGTCGGCGGCATCGCCGGAGACGAAGACGCCGGGGATCTTGGTACTGGTGCGGTCCGGGACGTGCTTGAGGTAGCCTTGCGGGTCCATGTCCAGCCAGTCCTTGAAGAGTTCCGTGGCGGGCGTGTGGCCGATGGCCATGAACAGGCCGGAGACATCCAGCTTGCGCTCCTCGCCGGTCTTGTTGTTCACGGCGATGATGCCCTCCACGACCTGGTCGCCGAGCACGTCCTTCACCTCGTGGTTGTACAGCACCTCGATCTGCGGGGTGTTCATCACGCGGTGTACCATGGCCTTGCTGGCGCGGAATTCGTCGCGGCGCACGAGCATGTAGACCTTGGGGCAGAGCTTGGCGAGGTAGGTGGCTTCCTCCGCGGCGGAATCGCCGGCGCCCACCAGTGCCACCGTCTGGCCTTTGTAGAAGAAGCCGTCGCACACGGCGCAGGCCGTCACGCCGCCACCGATGTCGCGGAGGCGGATCTCGTTGGGCAGCCCGAGCCACTTGGCACTGGCCCCTGTGGCGATGATCACCGTGCGGGCATGGATCTCGGTCTTCTCGTCCACCCAGACCTTGTGCATCGGTCCTGTGAAGTCCACCTTGGTCACCCATCCGCTGCGCACATCGGTCTTGAAGCGCTGGGCCTGTTTCTTCAGGTCCTCCATCATCTCGGGGCCGCTGCGGCCGTCCGGGTAGCCGGGGTAATTGTCCACATCGGTGGTCTGTGTGAGCTGGCCACCGGGCACAGGGCCTTCGATCACTACCGGCTTCAGGTCGGCACGTGCGGCGTAGATGGCGGCGGAGTATGCGGCGGGGCCGGATCCGATGATCAGGCAATCGAGGGTTTCAGGCGTATTGCTCATGTTTTTCAGGGAACGGCCAATTCGGTAGGCGGCGCGAATTTACTTCGCTGGGGTTAGTTGTCAGTTGTCCGTTGTCAGTTGTCCGGACCGACGGCACGGGCGCCAAGCCCAGCACCAGCTTTCGGCCTGCTCAAAAGGTACCGGTACATCGTCGCCCCCCATTGAGAACGCCTGGCAACCGACAACCGACAACTACGTCAAGGCAAACAAATAATAGTGTCCAAGTAAACACCCCTCCCCGCCCAGATCCCCAGCCCCCCGGTGATGTTGGTCTTCACGTTCGCCGGGGTGCTGAAGAGGTCGCCGAGCGAGCCCACGTTCGTATCGTAGGAGCTGTAGAAATCGTACTCCTTCCGGCCGATGCTCAGGGCCTTCACGGCGATAGTGTCACCGACCTTGAAGAAGCCCTTCTCCTCGTTGTTGTCATCGGTGTTCCCGGCGAAATACTGTTGCCCGCGGACCTCGGTGAAGTCGAAGGTGAGGCCGTTGATGTACTGGTCGTTGTAGGTGCTCCCCAAAGGCGAGATGTAGTTGGGGTCCTTCACCTCCCCGTTGGCGCGGTGGTTGATGCGCTGAGCCATCCAGCGGTAGCCATTGCCCATGGTGTCCGGGTCCGTAATGCGCGCCCAGGCATAGCCGAGGCTGTCGTCACCGGATGTCTGCAGAGCCAGCTGGAACCAGACGGAATCCAACGCCACCGGCTCCGGGATGGTGCTGACAGCTGAAAGCGTCTTCCCCTCCGCGTTGATGTCCAGCCGGTAGGTGCGGCCGATGATGCCGACGTATGCCGGGTTGGCAGAGGTATAAATGCAGATGTTGGCCGCAGCGAGCAGCACCGGGCTCAGGCCCGTAGCCTCCGCCGCAAGGGCGATCGAGGCGGAGTCCAAAATGCTGCTGCACACTTGGTCCAGTGCCCAGGTCTCACCGTTGCTGGTCACCGTGACCGTGGCCCCGCTGACGA
Coding sequences:
- a CDS encoding IS110 family transposase, whose amino-acid sequence is MKVQCVGVDIAKNDFKVAFATKGEDNKLSCTTAKKFDNAKTGFNQLVRWATSEMDKNAPLVFLMEATGVYHEKLAHHLHRAGKQVHVVLPNKFKHFAASLNSKSKTDAIDAKLLARFGVEREHRPWNPAELVIKRMRDFSRYRVQLQEQKTAITNILHSKDYAHGVPADIKKSSKKVIAVLEKEIAILSKEMEKVVKSDPEIEAKVNKLRTIPGCGITTVAAIVAETNGFKEFKSAKQLTSYAGYDIVHNESGTSVLSKTRISKKGNRYMRHHMHMPALSASKHIPEFKALKERIKAKTGIPMKAQVAVQRKLLILMYTLWKNDLVYEKDYHQKKVARNNAQATQDSALQQLPLEV
- a CDS encoding DUF1287 domain-containing protein produces the protein MPGQEQDKEGKDLVLHVAKIAVEKEAGHLATGLGKTGIPTIPFGSVVRLPCTKHARTHTTGASARYPLRQEKVDLRTLRTLLHISLWALAFNSASGQPDFYAQLADSAEVLTKQVVHYDPTYFLLAYPNGDVPADKGVCTDIVIRAYRKLGIDLQKEVHVDMLSNFKKYPQNWGLSQPDKNIDHRRVPNLMTFFARHGTVKDLLQDPKTYQPGDIVCWNLGGGITHIGIVSSKRSRDRQRHLMVHNIGTGQVLEDCLFSYRIIGHYRYEK
- a CDS encoding acyltransferase; translated protein: MKLPYYKNLDGVRGIAALLVMVFHFFHGFNPVEGAAPIINKLSYFGQTGVDLFFVLSGFLITRILIHTKAQEGYFKNFYVRRTLRIFPLYYLFLILTYYVLPHFIPVQPATLHQQLPYLTYLQDFAITFNWNTVGPGHFWSLAVEEHYYLFWPLAVLFLSRKGLLKLILGIVLFALLLRAYMFSHGYEVFYFTFTRFDALAIGSALALLELRNAFQPANFKWFFLLIVAVAIPTALIWTSFSGAGALYVQVFKYLFVSLIYFALIGAVLSLRSGHPVNAVLKTRFFSYTGKVSYGLYVYHPIIFFICSRYIDTGSIPLNIGIRFLLTYVVAALSYHLIEERFLKLKKFFAFEKPTIAAPVHGQ
- the trxB gene encoding thioredoxin-disulfide reductase, producing the protein MSNTPETLDCLIIGSGPAAYSAAIYAARADLKPVVIEGPVPGGQLTQTTDVDNYPGYPDGRSGPEMMEDLKKQAQRFKTDVRSGWVTKVDFTGPMHKVWVDEKTEIHARTVIIATGASAKWLGLPNEIRLRDIGGGVTACAVCDGFFYKGQTVALVGAGDSAAEEATYLAKLCPKVYMLVRRDEFRASKAMVHRVMNTPQIEVLYNHEVKDVLGDQVVEGIIAVNNKTGEERKLDVSGLFMAIGHTPATELFKDWLDMDPQGYLKHVPDRTSTKIPGVFVSGDAADRVYRQAVTSAGTGCMAALDAERYLAAEGVH
- a CDS encoding DUF4249 domain-containing protein; this translates as MKLLPLALLLLFLTSCEKDITVDLPQVPEQLVVEGTIEPGMPPFVILTRTQSFFSPTDLNSIANMFVSGATVTVTSNGETWALDQVCSSILDSASIALAAEATGLSPVLLAAANICIYTSANPAYVGIIGRTYRLDINAEGKTLSAVSTIPEPVALDSVWFQLALQTSGDDSLGYAWARITDPDTMGNGYRWMAQRINHRANGEVKDPNYISPLGSTYNDQYINGLTFDFTEVRGQQYFAGNTDDNNEEKGFFKVGDTIAVKALSIGRKEYDFYSSYDTNVGSLGDLFSTPANVKTNITGGLGIWAGRGVYLDTIICLP